The following coding sequences lie in one Etheostoma spectabile isolate EspeVRDwgs_2016 unplaced genomic scaffold, UIUC_Espe_1.0 scaffold00018627, whole genome shotgun sequence genomic window:
- the LOC116681453 gene encoding cystatin-F, translated as MLFVWVCVFVSAFTGRFVTGQSPPPLPPGSPQEVPVNRTDVLEAAQFAVVEFNKANTEDMFNYAILDITSAQVQVVQGLNYFLEMLLGRTTCKTGNTAAIKGNAAASDCDSNSEPKASVPNLVENP; from the exons ATGCTGTTTGTCTGGGTTtgcgtttttgtttctgctttcaccGGCCGCTTTGTAACTGGacaatctcctcctcctctgcctcccggTAGCCCACAAGAAGTCCCGGTGAACCGCACTGATGTTTTAGAAGCGGCGCAGTTTGCTGTGGTTGAATTCAACAAAGCCAACACAGAAGACATGTTTAATTACGCAATTCTGGACATTACATCGGCTCAAGTTCAG GTTGTCCAAGGTTTGAACTACTTCCTGGAAATGCTCCTGGGACGTACAACGTGCAAGACCGGCAACACTGCTGCTATCAAAGGCAACGCTGCTGCTAGCGACTGTGATTCCAACTCTGAACCCAAGGCAAGT GTACCAAACTTG gttgagaacccctgA